The Candidatus Nomurabacteria bacterium genome has a segment encoding these proteins:
- a CDS encoding DUF1295 domain-containing protein, with the protein MNIIEILISNIILATIYMSVIFLLGMLLNRNDIADSAWGPGFLFVTISFFLTNISEINTPKIIILALVFLWATRLLVHISKRNTSKKEDWRYKEWREKWGKNFIIKSFLKVYLLQGFMLSLIVLPVSIGMSTSPETYKNIFVIFGFLVFVAGFLYETVGDYELSRFLKKEENKGKIMKEGLWKYTRHPNYFGEVTLWWGIWLMTLCTQGFMFGIIGPITITILITKVSGIPLLEKRYAGNQEYEEYKKVTSALIPLHVGKKLFYAKGK; encoded by the coding sequence ATGAATATAATAGAAATACTTATCTCAAATATAATTCTTGCGACTATCTACATGTCAGTTATATTTTTGCTTGGCATGCTTCTAAATCGAAATGATATAGCCGATAGCGCTTGGGGGCCTGGATTTTTGTTTGTAACGATTTCTTTTTTTCTGACAAATATAAGTGAAATCAATACTCCAAAAATAATAATCCTTGCACTTGTGTTTTTGTGGGCAACGAGACTACTTGTACATATCTCAAAAAGAAATACTAGCAAAAAAGAAGACTGGCGATATAAAGAGTGGAGAGAAAAGTGGGGTAAAAATTTTATAATAAAATCTTTCTTGAAAGTTTATCTTCTTCAAGGATTTATGCTTTCTCTAATCGTTTTACCTGTATCTATCGGCATGAGTACTAGTCCAGAAACTTACAAAAATATTTTTGTTATATTTGGATTTCTTGTTTTTGTAGCTGGATTTCTATACGAAACAGTTGGAGATTATGAGCTTTCCAGATTTTTGAAAAAAGAAGAAAATAAGGGGAAAATAATGAAAGAAGGTTTGTGGAAATACACAAGACATCCAAACTATTTTGGAGAAGTAACACTTTGGTGGGGAATATGGCTTATGACTTTGTGTACTCAAGGTTTTATGTTTGGAATTATAGGACCTATAACTATAACTATTCTAATAACAAAAGTTTCTGGCATACCACTTCTAGAAAAAAGATACGCCGGCAATCAAGAATACGAAGAATATAAGAAAGTTACTAGCGCGCTTATCCCACTACACGTAGGTAAAAAACTCTTTTATGCCAAAGGAAAATAA